The Paucidesulfovibrio gracilis DSM 16080 genome contains a region encoding:
- a CDS encoding sirohydrochlorin cobaltochelatase, whose protein sequence is MLFDTGLLSQKQYRRQPLACIAPQGIFCMFSLTAPSRWEGFMQFGFKFRSSLAALTLALVTIVVSFPCLSSAHGSAVPEEEKLGILLVAFGSSMPEAQASFRNIEAKVHAAYPDIPVQWAFTSHIIREKLARTEGKDLLSPMQALAAMADSGFTHVAVQSLHTIPGEEFHGLLQTVNAFRFPGGIAHLSVGAPLLAVTADLERAAEAMLANVPEDRTSDEAVVFMGHGTHHPGNVYYIAMQEILRARDPLAFIGTVEGSPSLDQVRAELKKNDVHKAWLVPFMSVAGDHARNDMAGPEEDSWISILTADGVNCTPVLKGSAEFDNVVQIWVDHLDHALEELR, encoded by the coding sequence ATGCTTTTCGACACGGGGCTATTGTCGCAAAAGCAGTATAGGAGACAGCCCCTTGCGTGCATTGCCCCGCAAGGGATTTTTTGTATGTTCTCCTTAACAGCCCCCTCTCGTTGGGAGGGATTCATGCAGTTCGGTTTCAAATTTCGCTCTTCGCTTGCTGCGCTGACCTTGGCACTCGTCACGATTGTGGTCAGCTTTCCCTGTTTATCGTCGGCACACGGGTCTGCGGTTCCCGAGGAAGAAAAACTCGGCATCCTTCTGGTTGCTTTCGGCTCCAGCATGCCCGAGGCACAAGCCTCATTCCGGAACATCGAGGCCAAAGTACATGCGGCATACCCGGATATCCCTGTGCAATGGGCATTCACATCGCATATCATTCGGGAGAAACTGGCTCGGACCGAAGGCAAAGATTTGCTGTCTCCGATGCAGGCATTGGCGGCTATGGCTGACAGTGGATTTACGCACGTTGCGGTTCAGTCGTTGCACACTATTCCCGGAGAAGAATTTCATGGCCTGTTGCAAACGGTGAACGCGTTTCGTTTCCCCGGAGGCATTGCCCATCTGAGCGTCGGTGCTCCATTGCTTGCCGTGACAGCGGATCTGGAGCGAGCCGCTGAGGCGATGCTGGCAAATGTACCCGAGGACCGCACCTCGGATGAAGCCGTAGTGTTCATGGGACATGGAACCCATCATCCGGGCAACGTCTATTATATAGCCATGCAGGAAATTCTTCGGGCGCGCGACCCCCTTGCGTTTATCGGTACGGTCGAAGGCTCTCCGAGCTTGGATCAAGTACGTGCTGAACTGAAAAAAAACGATGTGCATAAGGCATGGCTCGTTCCTTTCATGTCTGTTGCCGGGGATCATGCACGCAATGATATGGCTGGTCCTGAAGAGGACTCCTGGATTTCGATCCTCACTGCGGATGGGGTCAACTGTACACCCGTCCTTAAAGGAAGTGCGGAGTTTGACAACGTGGTTCAAATTTGGGTGGACCATCTTGATCACGCCCTGGAAGAATTGCGCTAG
- the cobI gene encoding precorrin-2 C(20)-methyltransferase, giving the protein MTNISKGTLYGIGVGPGDPDLLTLKAVQVLRRVKHIFASSSSKNGFSVAEGIMRPHLREGVEVRRLRFPMTNDVEVLQHAWEENTHKLVQCLDKGEDVVLVTLGDPLLYSTVGYILRTLRRAYPDYPVEIIPGITSFQQAAALTQTILAEGEQPLHILAGTMSEDALAETLSQKGNFVILKAYKNFTVIRDQLRHNNMAHDCVYASRIGLEREKICRGIENLVEDPTYLTLLLANSYEKPA; this is encoded by the coding sequence ATGACCAATATATCCAAAGGAACTTTGTACGGTATCGGTGTCGGCCCTGGCGATCCGGATTTGTTGACGTTGAAGGCTGTGCAGGTTTTACGTCGCGTAAAGCATATCTTTGCAAGTTCCTCCAGCAAAAACGGATTTTCCGTTGCGGAGGGAATTATGCGTCCGCATCTGCGAGAAGGTGTTGAGGTGCGCCGGCTTCGTTTCCCAATGACGAATGATGTCGAAGTGTTGCAGCATGCCTGGGAAGAAAATACCCACAAGTTGGTGCAGTGCCTGGACAAAGGAGAGGACGTTGTTCTTGTTACGTTGGGGGATCCGCTGTTGTATAGCACGGTTGGGTACATTTTGCGGACCTTGCGCCGTGCGTACCCGGATTACCCTGTGGAGATTATTCCCGGCATTACTTCTTTCCAGCAGGCCGCAGCACTGACGCAAACAATTCTGGCTGAAGGAGAGCAGCCTTTGCACATTCTTGCGGGGACCATGTCGGAAGACGCTCTTGCCGAGACGTTGTCGCAAAAGGGAAATTTTGTAATTCTCAAGGCGTATAAGAATTTTACAGTCATACGCGACCAGTTGCGACACAATAACATGGCGCATGACTGCGTGTATGCAAGTCGCATTGGTTTGGAGCGAGAGAAAATTTGTCGAGGAATTGAAAACCTTGTTGAAGACCCCACCTATCTTACATTACTTTTAGCGAATTCTTATGAAAAACCTGCTTGA
- a CDS encoding TetR/AcrR family transcriptional regulator, with protein MARRQQEKSRQTKEELLVCAMRLFGEKGFAATTISEITKAAGYAKGSFYSHWPGKDDIFLEILERKMDQYRRDRSKKIQKASSFEEVFHVIWDFLESIMDDMNWSKVFLEFTIHASRDERLQTELNRSKYRLSNDIFSKLLGDFVCTDVPPEKIGSLNTALFEGFLIQNVLQTNVLDREDIRRAALLLARAHCFPESDQLGFPARTPECKE; from the coding sequence ATGGCACGCAGGCAGCAGGAAAAAAGTCGTCAGACCAAAGAAGAGCTGTTGGTCTGCGCCATGCGTTTGTTTGGTGAAAAAGGATTTGCCGCCACGACCATTTCCGAGATCACCAAGGCTGCCGGCTATGCCAAGGGGAGTTTTTACAGCCACTGGCCGGGTAAAGACGATATTTTTTTGGAAATTTTAGAACGCAAGATGGACCAATACCGTCGTGATCGTTCAAAAAAGATTCAAAAGGCTTCATCGTTTGAAGAAGTTTTTCACGTTATATGGGATTTTCTTGAATCAATTATGGATGATATGAACTGGTCCAAGGTCTTTTTGGAGTTTACGATTCATGCTTCTCGTGATGAACGACTTCAGACAGAGCTGAATCGGAGCAAGTACAGGTTGTCAAATGATATCTTTTCCAAACTGTTGGGAGATTTTGTTTGTACCGATGTGCCGCCTGAGAAGATTGGTTCTCTCAATACCGCGCTGTTCGAAGGTTTTTTGATTCAAAACGTTCTACAAACCAATGTGCTGGACCGTGAAGACATTCGCCGGGCTGCCCTGCTTCTTGCCCGGGCGCACTGCTTTCCTGAGTCCGATCAACTGGGCTTCCCGGCCCGAACGCCCGAATGTAAGGAGTGA
- a CDS encoding TRAP transporter large permease, translating into MDPTLVGILGIAFMLVLFMTRMPVAYVMTLVGFVGFSLLISPKGGLNLLSRNIYSAFASYDLSTIPLFILMGQIAFNCGISRKLYDTGYRFFGHVNGGLAMATVTACTGFGAICGSSPATAATMATVGIPEMKRFGYADSLAAGSVASGGGLGMIMPPSVVLIVYGVLTEQSIGELFVAGIFPALLLTLLFIGAVWLVCRRSPEQGPKGERCSWRQRLASLSGLSDTLIVFLLVIGGMFQGWFTPTEAASVGVIGISLLSFFRGRLTWKALVKSLHETLRTSCMVLFLIAGAVVFGKFLAVTRIPFDIASWVAGFDLPAFAVMAVIVLIYFIGGCFMDSLALIMLTIPVFYPVVQSLGYDPIWFGIIIVLVTEMGVITPPVGINVYVVYGITQQLRTGIRLESIFRGIGPFLAAIALGISLLFVFPQIILWLPGLMY; encoded by the coding sequence ATGGATCCCACTCTTGTCGGCATTCTGGGCATTGCGTTCATGCTCGTGCTGTTCATGACACGCATGCCTGTTGCCTACGTGATGACGCTGGTTGGGTTTGTGGGCTTCAGTCTTTTGATCTCCCCCAAAGGCGGACTGAACCTTTTATCCCGAAATATTTATTCCGCATTTGCCTCCTATGATTTAAGCACCATTCCACTGTTCATCCTCATGGGACAGATTGCTTTCAACTGTGGCATTAGCCGAAAGCTCTATGATACCGGATACCGTTTTTTCGGCCATGTGAACGGTGGGCTTGCTATGGCGACTGTAACGGCATGCACTGGATTCGGGGCAATCTGCGGATCAAGTCCAGCCACGGCGGCCACCATGGCCACTGTGGGCATTCCCGAGATGAAGCGTTTTGGCTATGCGGATTCCCTGGCCGCCGGGTCCGTCGCTTCCGGCGGTGGATTAGGCATGATCATGCCCCCTAGTGTCGTGCTCATCGTTTATGGTGTGCTCACCGAGCAATCCATTGGCGAATTATTTGTGGCAGGCATTTTTCCGGCATTGCTGCTCACCCTGCTTTTCATCGGTGCCGTCTGGCTTGTTTGTCGGCGTTCGCCGGAACAGGGACCCAAAGGGGAACGGTGCTCCTGGAGGCAACGATTGGCCTCTCTGTCTGGCCTTTCGGACACATTGATAGTGTTTCTATTGGTTATTGGCGGTATGTTTCAAGGTTGGTTTACTCCTACGGAAGCAGCCTCCGTAGGAGTGATCGGCATCAGCCTGCTTTCTTTTTTTCGCGGCCGTCTGACCTGGAAGGCCTTGGTTAAGTCGCTGCATGAGACGTTGCGAACATCCTGCATGGTGCTCTTTCTTATTGCCGGAGCCGTGGTTTTCGGCAAATTTTTGGCGGTGACGCGTATCCCCTTTGATATCGCCTCCTGGGTGGCAGGGTTTGACTTGCCTGCGTTTGCCGTGATGGCCGTGATTGTCCTGATTTACTTTATCGGCGGCTGTTTCATGGATTCCCTGGCTTTGATCATGCTCACCATTCCGGTCTTTTACCCTGTGGTGCAGAGTCTAGGGTATGATCCGATCTGGTTCGGGATCATCATTGTGCTCGTCACGGAAATGGGTGTCATTACGCCGCCTGTTGGTATCAATGTTTATGTGGTCTATGGGATTACGCAACAATTGCGAACCGGAATTCGGCTGGAGTCGATATTCCGAGGCATTGGTCCGTTTCTGGCGGCCATTGCCTTGGGGATCTCTCTATTGTTCGTGTTTCCGCAGATCATTCTTTGGTTGCCGGGTCTTATGTATTAG
- a CDS encoding ABC transporter substrate-binding protein — protein MIVPVITVHADSIRITDDRGQVVLLERPARRVVALYGAFNEILYGMNLGDRIVARTKADRVPPQICELPCIGTHMRPNVERIVGMQPDLVLQMGGRSAALQSVQALERFGIPVAVFHVSDFVQLFAMINKIGDLTGAGKEAKALVAQMRRRLEAVRQRLPKNGSPQVFFEVRSGNLLAAGQKSIVNDIILHAGGKNCVTLHSRLVRLSEEELLRLAPEVYLSQQGPMNPVPVDVRSSSRFASLPAVQAGQVFQVDEQMFSRPGPRNVDAVERLAGILYPDLFPEFYERNQAMELK, from the coding sequence ATGATCGTTCCAGTGATCACAGTCCATGCTGACAGCATCAGAATTACGGACGATCGGGGACAAGTCGTGCTGTTGGAGCGTCCTGCCCGGCGTGTTGTCGCGCTTTATGGTGCCTTCAATGAAATTCTTTACGGCATGAATCTTGGTGATCGGATTGTAGCTCGAACCAAGGCGGATCGAGTTCCGCCCCAAATTTGTGAGCTTCCTTGCATCGGGACGCACATGCGCCCCAATGTGGAACGCATTGTCGGGATGCAGCCGGACCTTGTGTTGCAAATGGGAGGAAGAAGCGCGGCATTGCAAAGTGTTCAAGCCTTGGAACGGTTTGGCATTCCAGTTGCTGTTTTTCATGTGTCTGATTTTGTGCAGCTTTTTGCGATGATAAACAAAATTGGGGATCTCACAGGAGCAGGGAAAGAGGCGAAAGCATTGGTTGCGCAGATGCGTCGGCGTCTTGAGGCGGTGCGGCAACGTCTGCCGAAAAATGGTTCGCCTCAAGTCTTTTTTGAAGTTCGGTCCGGAAATTTGTTGGCTGCCGGGCAGAAATCCATCGTAAACGACATTATTTTGCATGCGGGCGGTAAAAACTGTGTGACCCTCCACTCTCGATTGGTACGCCTCAGTGAAGAGGAGCTTCTTCGTCTTGCTCCTGAGGTTTACCTGTCACAGCAAGGGCCGATGAATCCCGTTCCTGTGGACGTACGGAGTTCATCCCGTTTTGCTTCGCTTCCTGCCGTGCAAGCCGGACAAGTTTTTCAGGTGGATGAACAGATGTTTTCCCGTCCTGGGCCTCGGAACGTCGATGCCGTAGAACGTTTGGCCGGGATTCTGTATCCTGATTTATTCCCTGAATTTTATGAAAGAAATCAAGCAATGGAGTTGAAATAA
- a CDS encoding TRAP transporter substrate-binding protein, which produces MRPRTLLTGCLAVLLSLWVLPTHASEFRLSYSCFFPPTHVQSQLAEQWCREVEARTDGQVRIDYYPGGTLTKAKQCYDGVVEGISDIGFSALAYSRGRFPVMAAVDLPLGYTSGMQATKVANSVYEHFQPQELQDVQVMYFNAHGPGLLHTREISVTRLEQLKGLKLRATGNSAQLVQALGGTPVAQSMPEAYQSIQKGVVDGGMYPVETNKGWKMAEVVDYMTESYSTGYTTTFFVVMNKDRWESLPDDVRKAIQEVNAEWIAKHGQAWDEADKVGRAAFLEQGNQIVPLAAEEAERWQNAAAPLLRTYVDEVSARGVDGDAVLRFTRDALQELR; this is translated from the coding sequence ATGCGACCCCGTACCCTTTTGACAGGATGCCTCGCTGTTTTGTTGTCCTTATGGGTGCTGCCCACGCACGCCAGTGAGTTTCGCCTGAGTTACAGTTGTTTTTTCCCTCCAACCCATGTGCAGTCACAGCTTGCGGAGCAATGGTGTCGGGAGGTTGAAGCCCGTACTGACGGTCAGGTGCGTATTGATTACTATCCTGGTGGCACGCTGACAAAGGCAAAACAATGCTATGACGGCGTGGTAGAGGGTATCTCAGACATCGGCTTTTCCGCCCTGGCCTACTCCCGAGGTCGATTCCCGGTCATGGCTGCTGTGGATTTACCCTTGGGATACACCTCGGGGATGCAGGCCACCAAGGTCGCCAACAGCGTGTATGAGCATTTTCAACCGCAGGAACTGCAGGATGTGCAGGTCATGTATTTCAACGCTCATGGTCCGGGTCTTTTGCATACTCGGGAAATTTCGGTCACCCGCCTGGAGCAGCTCAAAGGACTCAAGCTCAGGGCAACTGGAAACAGTGCTCAACTCGTTCAAGCTCTTGGCGGGACTCCCGTGGCGCAATCCATGCCCGAGGCGTATCAAAGCATCCAAAAAGGCGTGGTCGATGGCGGTATGTATCCCGTTGAAACCAACAAAGGGTGGAAAATGGCCGAGGTCGTGGACTACATGACCGAAAGCTACTCCACTGGATACACCACGACTTTTTTTGTGGTCATGAACAAGGACCGCTGGGAATCCCTGCCGGACGACGTGCGGAAAGCTATCCAGGAAGTTAATGCCGAGTGGATCGCCAAGCACGGACAGGCCTGGGATGAGGCGGACAAGGTTGGTCGAGCAGCTTTTCTTGAGCAAGGTAATCAGATTGTTCCGCTTGCTGCTGAGGAAGCTGAGCGTTGGCAAAATGCTGCCGCTCCCCTGCTCCGTACATACGTGGATGAAGTGTCCGCCCGGGGAGTGGATGGAGACGCTGTTTTACGTTTTACCCGCGACGCGCTCCAAGAGCTGCGTTAA
- a CDS encoding bactofilin family protein produces MKKHDALCILGKGSQWKGLLEFEGSGTIDSFFEGDIRTRGLLTIGPNGKVAGSLQVGELEVYGKVEGDVQAERKVLLRDGATLTGNIDSPCLASEEGASFTGKLNMLSGKGSPRARRTMLVRPAPALPKEAERHLSDVAS; encoded by the coding sequence ATGAAAAAGCATGACGCGCTATGCATTCTTGGTAAAGGGAGCCAATGGAAAGGGCTACTCGAGTTTGAAGGATCCGGAACAATTGATTCTTTTTTTGAAGGTGACATACGTACAAGGGGACTTTTAACCATTGGCCCGAATGGAAAAGTGGCAGGCAGCCTTCAAGTTGGCGAATTGGAAGTGTACGGCAAAGTGGAAGGGGATGTTCAGGCCGAGCGAAAAGTGCTCTTACGTGACGGCGCAACCTTGACCGGCAACATAGATTCCCCTTGCCTGGCCAGTGAAGAAGGGGCTTCATTTACCGGCAAATTGAACATGCTTAGCGGAAAGGGCAGTCCGAGAGCTCGCCGCACAATGCTCGTGCGCCCCGCCCCGGCATTGCCGAAAGAAGCGGAGCGCCATCTATCTGACGTGGCTTCATAA
- a CDS encoding TRAP transporter small permease, whose product MLQSLFSALSGMRKVMRAVAATALCAMALVTGTDVVGRFWDSPLFGSEEIVTMLAVLVVGLSLPEAHWHRSHIGVEIFVRFLPKKVRDIIHLITTSAALGLFAVVAWRMVDYGLTMQTSGVRSMNLGFPEYLVVFVLAFGFLIFTLHLVRDVVTWFTASPETRQE is encoded by the coding sequence ATGCTGCAATCGTTGTTTTCCGCATTGTCTGGTATGCGAAAAGTGATGCGCGCTGTGGCCGCAACAGCTCTTTGCGCTATGGCGCTAGTCACGGGAACCGATGTTGTGGGGCGGTTTTGGGACTCCCCTCTCTTCGGTTCCGAAGAAATCGTGACCATGCTTGCCGTACTCGTTGTCGGTCTCAGCCTCCCCGAAGCCCACTGGCATCGAAGCCATATTGGTGTGGAGATTTTTGTCCGATTCTTGCCGAAAAAGGTCCGTGACATCATCCACCTGATCACCACGTCAGCAGCATTGGGACTTTTTGCCGTAGTCGCCTGGCGGATGGTTGATTACGGCCTGACCATGCAAACGTCCGGGGTCCGTTCCATGAACCTCGGTTTTCCCGAATATCTCGTCGTGTTTGTGCTTGCCTTCGGTTTTCTGATCTTCACCCTCCATTTGGTGCGGGACGTGGTAACATGGTTTACCGCCTCACCCGAAACACGTCAGGAGTAA
- a CDS encoding FecCD family ABC transporter permease, which translates to MIVLTIVSLFLAIFPGAFPIPFHEVVSILSEGNADSPGATIIWDIRLSRICLSWIIGAGLGASGVVFQGLLRNPLADPFTLGVSSGGAFGASLAITLGLAGVTGLFGVVALPVAAFFGALVALVAVIALGSIGGRLRRETLVLAGIVISTFLSACISLSKALNEESVSAIVFWIMGSLQGRGWEHVLLVLPYSLVGLVVMFLHSRELDILSLGERQARQLGVSTTRVRVILLGGAGLVTAAGVAVAGIIGFVGLVVPHMVRLVIGAEHGPLLLHSTLLGGLLLVWSDVAARVILSGGAELPVGVITALLGGPFFCFLLRKQRGDSR; encoded by the coding sequence ATGATCGTACTGACAATCGTTTCGCTGTTCTTGGCGATTTTTCCCGGAGCTTTTCCCATCCCTTTTCATGAAGTTGTTTCCATTTTGTCCGAAGGCAATGCCGACTCTCCCGGTGCCACAATTATTTGGGATATTCGGCTCAGCCGCATTTGTCTATCCTGGATCATTGGTGCGGGACTGGGAGCCTCGGGAGTAGTCTTTCAGGGGTTGTTGCGCAATCCTCTGGCGGATCCGTTCACATTGGGCGTGTCCAGTGGAGGAGCATTCGGCGCATCCTTGGCCATTACCCTTGGGCTTGCCGGCGTCACGGGTCTGTTCGGTGTTGTGGCTCTGCCTGTGGCTGCTTTTTTCGGGGCTCTTGTTGCGCTTGTGGCGGTGATCGCCTTGGGCAGCATCGGTGGCCGATTGCGACGGGAAACATTGGTTCTGGCGGGAATTGTCATATCCACATTCCTGTCGGCCTGTATTTCCCTTTCAAAGGCGCTGAATGAGGAATCGGTTTCCGCTATAGTGTTTTGGATTATGGGGAGCCTCCAGGGCCGGGGCTGGGAACACGTCTTGCTGGTTTTACCTTATTCTTTGGTAGGATTGGTGGTCATGTTTCTACATTCCCGTGAGTTGGATATTCTCTCTTTGGGCGAGCGACAAGCCCGACAGCTCGGAGTGTCTACAACCCGTGTCCGCGTGATTTTGCTCGGCGGTGCCGGATTGGTAACGGCCGCTGGTGTGGCTGTAGCCGGAATCATCGGTTTTGTGGGGCTTGTCGTGCCACATATGGTGCGGCTGGTGATCGGTGCGGAGCACGGACCCCTTCTACTCCACTCCACTCTGCTTGGCGGATTGCTGCTGGTTTGGTCTGATGTGGCTGCCCGGGTGATTCTATCCGGCGGTGCGGAGCTTCCCGTGGGGGTGATTACAGCGCTCCTGGGTGGTCCGTTTTTTTGTTTTCTATTACGAAAGCAACGGGGGGATTCAAGATGA
- a CDS encoding PAS domain-containing protein: protein MAKNFRVDMSSTVLSGKEHCLAAYIEALPAVVWRIDIVGNEITFLNNYTIPSLGEYARAVLQNPVQAEERIPKEDRQRFHHCYNQVRNRHATACTFRMRLENGSMGWFKIIAMPDPENPSCSVGLLLDITAHVNTILSTEGRPGLSEKIDLVPDPVLLVRFSDRRVFRANQAALQLLGYSSQQITSLDLDMLLQNNPKNRLFEIYEGLIFSDAWCGEIKVSDAMGRHHQCSAHIEGIARDDENVLWVTLSHLNSCQACKGIPVRGNESVSVREVRAAMKKCRTVKQLLEAMLAALPPESPTDAIMLSRIFIAQNQVLVTGAGEPFESVPENRSHLYEGSIAENIVRFNLSNHVVMETSKSIKAIDWALFIPRGIHSYYAQPFFDDGVLTKVLIFCSRGAGNYDPDAPAPMQELYPDFLDHLERCLS from the coding sequence ATGGCAAAGAATTTTAGAGTGGATATGTCATCGACCGTGCTTTCAGGGAAGGAGCATTGTCTTGCCGCCTATATTGAAGCGCTTCCCGCCGTTGTTTGGCGAATTGATATTGTCGGAAACGAAATAACCTTCTTGAATAATTATACGATTCCGTCTTTAGGTGAATACGCCAGAGCCGTGTTGCAAAATCCGGTGCAGGCCGAGGAGCGCATTCCGAAGGAGGATCGTCAACGCTTTCACCATTGCTATAATCAGGTCCGGAACCGCCATGCCACGGCTTGCACCTTCCGCATGCGGTTGGAAAACGGCAGTATGGGCTGGTTCAAGATCATTGCCATGCCGGACCCGGAAAATCCCTCTTGTTCCGTTGGGTTGCTGTTGGATATTACCGCCCATGTGAACACGATTCTTTCCACCGAAGGTCGTCCCGGATTGTCCGAAAAAATAGACTTGGTACCTGATCCGGTCCTTCTGGTGCGTTTTTCGGATCGCCGCGTATTTCGTGCCAATCAAGCAGCGCTTCAGTTGTTGGGCTATTCATCGCAGCAAATCACCTCCCTCGATTTGGATATGCTGCTTCAGAACAATCCCAAGAACAGATTGTTCGAAATTTACGAAGGCCTTATCTTTTCCGACGCATGGTGTGGGGAAATCAAGGTCAGTGACGCCATGGGGAGACATCATCAGTGTTCCGCACATATCGAGGGCATAGCCAGAGATGATGAAAACGTGCTGTGGGTCACCTTGTCGCACCTGAATAGTTGCCAGGCATGCAAGGGTATCCCTGTTCGGGGCAATGAATCTGTTTCAGTGCGTGAAGTTCGTGCGGCGATGAAAAAATGTCGCACCGTGAAGCAACTTCTTGAGGCCATGCTTGCGGCCCTGCCCCCGGAATCCCCTACTGACGCCATTATGCTTTCCAGAATTTTCATAGCGCAGAATCAAGTACTGGTCACAGGTGCTGGTGAGCCGTTCGAAAGTGTTCCTGAAAATCGGAGCCATCTTTACGAAGGATCGATTGCCGAAAATATAGTTCGTTTCAACTTGAGCAACCACGTGGTCATGGAGACATCGAAAAGCATCAAAGCGATTGACTGGGCTTTGTTCATCCCCAGGGGAATTCATTCCTACTATGCTCAGCCCTTTTTTGATGATGGAGTCTTGACCAAAGTTTTGATTTTTTGTTCCCGGGGAGCAGGCAATTATGATCCTGACGCCCCGGCTCCGATGCAGGAGTTGTATCCTGATTTTTTGGATCATCTCGAACGCTGTCTTTCGTGA
- a CDS encoding ABC transporter ATP-binding protein — protein MTSTIPHNPPVFTCNDWSLGYGSRSCVLHGVNVSLAVGEVVALLGPNGSGKSTLLSGICGALKARNGQAFLSGIPIEDLSPARVARLCAVVPQRVETLFGLRVRTMVAMGRHAHLPFWGHADAEDEAVVDHALEATGTVELQNRTVNGLSGGELQRVLLARALAQQAGLLLLDEAFSAMDMAWRVRCFDLVRELEAATTVVALHDINLAALYCTRIIFLKNGRVAYDGPVEPLFSESTLSELYETTIKIGVHPGTGTPQAFAMPSPVRSGLLEHDRSSDHSPC, from the coding sequence ATGACCTCGACCATCCCCCACAACCCGCCGGTATTCACCTGCAACGATTGGTCGCTGGGCTATGGTTCACGTTCTTGCGTTCTCCATGGGGTGAATGTCTCGCTGGCCGTAGGCGAGGTTGTTGCCTTGCTCGGTCCCAATGGATCAGGAAAAAGTACTCTTTTATCTGGCATTTGTGGTGCGTTGAAAGCGCGGAACGGTCAGGCGTTTCTTAGCGGGATCCCAATCGAAGATTTGTCGCCAGCCAGGGTTGCCCGGTTGTGCGCCGTGGTGCCGCAACGTGTGGAAACACTCTTTGGATTACGCGTTAGAACCATGGTCGCCATGGGGCGGCATGCCCATCTCCCGTTTTGGGGGCATGCCGATGCTGAGGACGAGGCAGTTGTTGATCATGCTTTGGAAGCCACGGGAACGGTTGAATTGCAAAATCGTACTGTGAACGGACTGTCCGGCGGTGAACTGCAGCGTGTCCTGTTGGCACGTGCCTTGGCGCAGCAGGCAGGGCTGTTACTTCTTGATGAGGCATTTTCTGCCATGGATATGGCTTGGCGAGTACGCTGTTTTGATTTGGTCCGCGAGCTGGAGGCCGCAACTACGGTTGTGGCCTTGCATGATATCAATCTGGCGGCACTGTATTGTACCCGGATCATTTTTTTGAAGAATGGTCGGGTAGCCTATGATGGGCCGGTGGAGCCTCTTTTTTCCGAATCCACCCTGAGTGAGCTTTATGAAACGACAATCAAGATCGGTGTTCATCCCGGAACGGGAACCCCCCAGGCCTTTGCCATGCCGAGTCCTGTTCGTTCTGGTCTGCTGGAGCATGATCGTTCCAGTGATCACAGTCCATGCTGA